One window of Dermacentor albipictus isolate Rhodes 1998 colony chromosome 9, USDA_Dalb.pri_finalv2, whole genome shotgun sequence genomic DNA carries:
- the LOC135911129 gene encoding kelch-like protein 10 isoform X2, protein MRDGTTSQRTRRKRKCSGSKKGWQQPPGGHQQQRARGTVAPAQASSVGRFPGGRVPADHAGVLAAAWQSLHGMADVYSQGMLSVLDDLRRRRVFTDAEVVCSDDGSRFPVHQVLLYAACPLFREPSPGGNQLGPAGTINAAAAPGVPAAAALAPGEETGAAIATTKQGQSAAPAASAGDEARKYPVDGVRGDVMAALLEYVYTNKVSLNSDNVLSMLLAAQRFQIERIVQKCHEFLSKDISVANCVRILEFAREHKHPSLVDMAVNFISGNFIEVAKINQDFDRISYDDLKALLSSDELNLADEGKAFSAAIKWTSADASNRHRFLPSLLSAIRFGLCKVSFLQEEVFPHPMLDDVDCRAVLEPVHGLLEQLELHEGPRMINLTHPMLRPRIPRDVLFVIGGWSNGSATNLVESYDCRANRWLIFPNDRDIMPRAYHGLVALDGLIYMIGGFDGSQCFNCVRCFNPLLHRWTERACMHVARCYVSVAVLDGKIYALGGYDGDRRTNTAERYDPTTNTWSLIADMNDQRSDACATVVDSKVYIVGGFTGQQVLNTAEFYDPKVNVWTYIRAMTVPRSGVRVINYQDTVYVLGGFNGTNRLSTGEKYDLLRDRWLELPNMHTPRSNFAVAVLDDLLFAIGGFNGTTTVPFVECYDSKTNGWRRVTDMNINRSALGACVAVNLPNSREFSVVIRSATTERKRRRLNKGIALLAKHLRLF, encoded by the exons ATGCGGGACGGCACGACCAGCCAAAGGACGAGGAGAAAAAGGAAGTGCAGCGGCTCCAAGAAGGGGTGGCAACAACCGCCAGGGGGCCACCAGCAGCAGCGCGCGCGAGGAACCGTGGCCCCAGCGCAGGCTTCCTCGGTGGGTCGGTTCCCGGGGGGGCGCGTTCCAGCGGACCATGCCGGCGTCCTAGCGGCAGCGTGGCAGAGCCTGCATGGGATGGCCGACGTGTACTCGCAGGGCATGCTCAGCGTGCTGGACGACCTCCGGCGGCGACGGGTGTTCACCGACGCCGAGGTCGTCTGCAGCGACGATGGCAGCCGGTTCCCGGTGCACCAGGTGCTCCTGTACGCCGCCTGCCCGCTGTTCCGGGAGCCGTCACCGGGGGGAAACCAGCTGGGCCCGGCCGGTACGATCAACGCCGCCGCCGCACCAGGGGTGCCGGCGGCAGCAGCGCTCGCGCCTGGGGAAGAGACGGGCGCCGCCATAGCGACGACGAAGCAGGGGCAGTCCGCTGCGCCGGCGGCGAGCGCCGGCGATGAGGCGCGCAAGTACCCCGTGGACGGGGTGCGCGGTGACGTCATGGCCGCCCTGCTCGAGTACGTCTACACCAACAAGGTGTCGCTCAACAGCGACAACGTGCTCAGCATGCTCCTGGCGGCGCAGCGGTTCCAG attgaAAGAATTGTTCAAAAATGCCACGAGTTCCTTTCCAAAGACATCAGCGTAGCCAATTGCGTTCGCATATTGGAGTTCGCCAGGGAACACAAGCACCCCAGCCTCGTCGACATGGCCGTAAATTTTATCTCTGGGAATTTCATTGAG GTCGCAAAGATAAACCAAGATTTTGACCGCATCTCCTATGATGATCTCAAGGCTCTGCTAAGCTCTGACGAGCTCAACCTTGCCGATGAAGGCAAAGCATTTTCGGCGGCTATAAAGTGGACTTCAGCTGATGCCTCTAACAGGCATCGCTTCCTGCCAAGCCTTCTCAGCGCTATAAG ATTCGGGCTCTGCAAGGTATCATTTCTTCAAGAGGAAGTCTTTCCGCATCCCATGCTTGATGACGTCGACTGCCGCGCTGTACTTGAGCCAGTCCATGGACTTCTGGAGCAACTTGAGCTTCACGAAGGCCCAAGAATGATCAACCTCACGCATCCCATGCTAAGGCCCAGGATTCCAAG GGACGTTCTGTTCGTGATCGGTGGATGGAGCAATGGCAGCGCGACGAACCTCGTCGAGTCTTACGACTGCCGCGCCAATCGGTGGCTGATATTTCCCAACGACAGGGACATCATGCCTCGGGCCTACCACGGACTTGTCGCGCTGGACGGTCTCATCTACATGATTGGCGGCTTTGACGGCTCTCAATGCTTCAATTGCGTCCGCTGTTTCAACCCA CTCCTGCACCGCTGGACGGAGCGGGCGTGCATGCACGTGGCCCGGTGCTACGTCAGCGTGGCGGTGCTCGACGGCAAAATCTACGCGCTCGGCGGCTACGACGGCGATCGGCGCACCAACACGGCCGAGCGATACGACCCGACGACCAACACGTGGTCGCTCATCGCCGACATGAACGACCAGCGCTCGGACGCCTGCGCCACGGTCGTCGACTCCAAG GTGTACATAGTAGGAGGGTTTACCGGGCAGCAAGTGCTGAACACGGCCGAGTTCTACGACCCCAAGGTGAACGTGTGGACCTACATCCGGGCCATGACCGTGCCTCGTAGCGGAGTCCGGGTCATCAACTACCAGGACACCGTCTACGTGCTCGGGGGCTTCAACGGAACGAACAGGCTTTCGACGG GAGAGAAGTACGACCTTCTGAGAGACCGCTGGCTCGAGCTGCCCAACATGCACACGCCGAGGAGCAACTTTGCAGTCGCCGTGCTCGACGACCTGCTCTTCGCCATCGGCGGATTCAACG GAACAACGACTGTGCCGTTCGTGGAATGCTACGACTCCAAAACGAACGGCTGGCGGCGGGTCACCGACATGAACATCAATCGGAGCGCCCTCGGAGCCTGCGTGGCCGTTAACCTTCCGAACTCCAGGGAGTTCTCTGTT GTAATTCGGAGCGCGACAACTGAGCGCAAACGCCGCCGCCTCAATAAAGGAATCGCTCTGCTTGCAAAACACCTTCGCCTCTTCTGA
- the LOC135911129 gene encoding kelch-like protein 10 isoform X1 produces the protein MRDGTTSQRTRRKRKCSGSKKGWQQPPGGHQQQRARGTVAPAQASSVGRFPGGRVPADHAGVLAAAWQSLHGMADVYSQGMLSVLDDLRRRRVFTDAEVVCSDDGSRFPVHQVLLYAACPLFREPSPGGNQLGPAGTINAAAAPGVPAAAALAPGEETGAAIATTKQGQSAAPAASAGDEARKYPVDGVRGDVMAALLEYVYTNKVSLNSDNVLSMLLAAQRFQIERIVQKCHEFLSKDISVANCVRILEFAREHKHPSLVDMAVNFISGNFIEVAKINQDFDRISYDDLKALLSSDELNLADEGKAFSAAIKWTSADASNRHRFLPSLLSAIRFGLCKVSFLQEEVFPHPMLDDVDCRAVLEPVHGLLEQLELHEGPRMINLTHPMLRPRIPRDVLFVIGGWSNGSATNLVESYDCRANRWLIFPNDRDIMPRAYHGLVALDGLIYMIGGFDGSQCFNCVRCFNPLLHRWTERACMHVARCYVSVAVLDGKIYALGGYDGDRRTNTAERYDPTTNTWSLIADMNDQRSDACATVVDSKVYIVGGFTGQQVLNTAEFYDPKVNVWTYIRAMTVPRSGVRVINYQDTVYVLGGFNGTNRLSTGEKYDLLRDRWLELPNMHTPRSNFAVAVLDDLLFAIGGFNGTTTVPFVECYDSKTNGWRRVTDMNINRSALGACVAVNLPNSREFSVVARFSRKSARLLDSFLPTSVRKRRQISIARRRRL, from the exons ATGCGGGACGGCACGACCAGCCAAAGGACGAGGAGAAAAAGGAAGTGCAGCGGCTCCAAGAAGGGGTGGCAACAACCGCCAGGGGGCCACCAGCAGCAGCGCGCGCGAGGAACCGTGGCCCCAGCGCAGGCTTCCTCGGTGGGTCGGTTCCCGGGGGGGCGCGTTCCAGCGGACCATGCCGGCGTCCTAGCGGCAGCGTGGCAGAGCCTGCATGGGATGGCCGACGTGTACTCGCAGGGCATGCTCAGCGTGCTGGACGACCTCCGGCGGCGACGGGTGTTCACCGACGCCGAGGTCGTCTGCAGCGACGATGGCAGCCGGTTCCCGGTGCACCAGGTGCTCCTGTACGCCGCCTGCCCGCTGTTCCGGGAGCCGTCACCGGGGGGAAACCAGCTGGGCCCGGCCGGTACGATCAACGCCGCCGCCGCACCAGGGGTGCCGGCGGCAGCAGCGCTCGCGCCTGGGGAAGAGACGGGCGCCGCCATAGCGACGACGAAGCAGGGGCAGTCCGCTGCGCCGGCGGCGAGCGCCGGCGATGAGGCGCGCAAGTACCCCGTGGACGGGGTGCGCGGTGACGTCATGGCCGCCCTGCTCGAGTACGTCTACACCAACAAGGTGTCGCTCAACAGCGACAACGTGCTCAGCATGCTCCTGGCGGCGCAGCGGTTCCAG attgaAAGAATTGTTCAAAAATGCCACGAGTTCCTTTCCAAAGACATCAGCGTAGCCAATTGCGTTCGCATATTGGAGTTCGCCAGGGAACACAAGCACCCCAGCCTCGTCGACATGGCCGTAAATTTTATCTCTGGGAATTTCATTGAG GTCGCAAAGATAAACCAAGATTTTGACCGCATCTCCTATGATGATCTCAAGGCTCTGCTAAGCTCTGACGAGCTCAACCTTGCCGATGAAGGCAAAGCATTTTCGGCGGCTATAAAGTGGACTTCAGCTGATGCCTCTAACAGGCATCGCTTCCTGCCAAGCCTTCTCAGCGCTATAAG ATTCGGGCTCTGCAAGGTATCATTTCTTCAAGAGGAAGTCTTTCCGCATCCCATGCTTGATGACGTCGACTGCCGCGCTGTACTTGAGCCAGTCCATGGACTTCTGGAGCAACTTGAGCTTCACGAAGGCCCAAGAATGATCAACCTCACGCATCCCATGCTAAGGCCCAGGATTCCAAG GGACGTTCTGTTCGTGATCGGTGGATGGAGCAATGGCAGCGCGACGAACCTCGTCGAGTCTTACGACTGCCGCGCCAATCGGTGGCTGATATTTCCCAACGACAGGGACATCATGCCTCGGGCCTACCACGGACTTGTCGCGCTGGACGGTCTCATCTACATGATTGGCGGCTTTGACGGCTCTCAATGCTTCAATTGCGTCCGCTGTTTCAACCCA CTCCTGCACCGCTGGACGGAGCGGGCGTGCATGCACGTGGCCCGGTGCTACGTCAGCGTGGCGGTGCTCGACGGCAAAATCTACGCGCTCGGCGGCTACGACGGCGATCGGCGCACCAACACGGCCGAGCGATACGACCCGACGACCAACACGTGGTCGCTCATCGCCGACATGAACGACCAGCGCTCGGACGCCTGCGCCACGGTCGTCGACTCCAAG GTGTACATAGTAGGAGGGTTTACCGGGCAGCAAGTGCTGAACACGGCCGAGTTCTACGACCCCAAGGTGAACGTGTGGACCTACATCCGGGCCATGACCGTGCCTCGTAGCGGAGTCCGGGTCATCAACTACCAGGACACCGTCTACGTGCTCGGGGGCTTCAACGGAACGAACAGGCTTTCGACGG GAGAGAAGTACGACCTTCTGAGAGACCGCTGGCTCGAGCTGCCCAACATGCACACGCCGAGGAGCAACTTTGCAGTCGCCGTGCTCGACGACCTGCTCTTCGCCATCGGCGGATTCAACG GAACAACGACTGTGCCGTTCGTGGAATGCTACGACTCCAAAACGAACGGCTGGCGGCGGGTCACCGACATGAACATCAATCGGAGCGCCCTCGGAGCCTGCGTGGCCGTTAACCTTCCGAACTCCAGGGAGTTCTCTGTTGTAG CCCGGTTCTCCCGCAAATCGGCCCGGCTGCTTGACAGCTTCCTGCCCACCTCGGTTCGCAAGAGGAGACAAATTTCCATAGCTAGGCGGAGACGGCTCTGA
- the LOC135911129 gene encoding kelch-like protein 10 isoform X4, whose amino-acid sequence MRDGTTSQRTRRKRKCSGSKKGWQQPPGGHQQQRARGTVAPAQASSVGRFPGGRVPADHAGVLAAAWQSLHGMADVYSQGMLSVLDDLRRRRVFTDAEVVCSDDGSRFPVHQVLLYAACPLFREPSPGGNQLGPAGTINAAAAPGVPAAAALAPGEETGAAIATTKQGQSAAPAASAGDEARKYPVDGVRGDVMAALLEYVYTNKVSLNSDNVLSMLLAAQRFQIERIVQKCHEFLSKDISVANCVRILEFAREHKHPSLVDMAVNFISGNFIEVAKINQDFDRISYDDLKALLSSDELNLADEGKAFSAAIKWTSADASNRHRFLPSLLSAIRFGLCKVSFLQEEVFPHPMLDDVDCRAVLEPVHGLLEQLELHEGPRMINLTHPMLRPRIPRDVLFVIGGWSNGSATNLVESYDCRANRWLIFPNDRDIMPRAYHGLVALDGLIYMIGGFDGSQCFNCVRCFNPLLHRWTERACMHVARCYVSVAVLDGKIYALGGYDGDRRTNTAERYDPTTNTWSLIADMNDQRSDACATVVDSKVYIVGGFTGQQVLNTAEFYDPKVNVWTYIRAMTVPRSGVRVINYQDTVYVLGGFNGTNRLSTGEKYDLLRDRWLELPNMHTPRSNFAVAVLDDLLFAIGGFNGTTTVPFVECYDSKTNGWRRVTDMNINRSALGACVAVNLPNSREFSVVGNSERDN is encoded by the exons ATGCGGGACGGCACGACCAGCCAAAGGACGAGGAGAAAAAGGAAGTGCAGCGGCTCCAAGAAGGGGTGGCAACAACCGCCAGGGGGCCACCAGCAGCAGCGCGCGCGAGGAACCGTGGCCCCAGCGCAGGCTTCCTCGGTGGGTCGGTTCCCGGGGGGGCGCGTTCCAGCGGACCATGCCGGCGTCCTAGCGGCAGCGTGGCAGAGCCTGCATGGGATGGCCGACGTGTACTCGCAGGGCATGCTCAGCGTGCTGGACGACCTCCGGCGGCGACGGGTGTTCACCGACGCCGAGGTCGTCTGCAGCGACGATGGCAGCCGGTTCCCGGTGCACCAGGTGCTCCTGTACGCCGCCTGCCCGCTGTTCCGGGAGCCGTCACCGGGGGGAAACCAGCTGGGCCCGGCCGGTACGATCAACGCCGCCGCCGCACCAGGGGTGCCGGCGGCAGCAGCGCTCGCGCCTGGGGAAGAGACGGGCGCCGCCATAGCGACGACGAAGCAGGGGCAGTCCGCTGCGCCGGCGGCGAGCGCCGGCGATGAGGCGCGCAAGTACCCCGTGGACGGGGTGCGCGGTGACGTCATGGCCGCCCTGCTCGAGTACGTCTACACCAACAAGGTGTCGCTCAACAGCGACAACGTGCTCAGCATGCTCCTGGCGGCGCAGCGGTTCCAG attgaAAGAATTGTTCAAAAATGCCACGAGTTCCTTTCCAAAGACATCAGCGTAGCCAATTGCGTTCGCATATTGGAGTTCGCCAGGGAACACAAGCACCCCAGCCTCGTCGACATGGCCGTAAATTTTATCTCTGGGAATTTCATTGAG GTCGCAAAGATAAACCAAGATTTTGACCGCATCTCCTATGATGATCTCAAGGCTCTGCTAAGCTCTGACGAGCTCAACCTTGCCGATGAAGGCAAAGCATTTTCGGCGGCTATAAAGTGGACTTCAGCTGATGCCTCTAACAGGCATCGCTTCCTGCCAAGCCTTCTCAGCGCTATAAG ATTCGGGCTCTGCAAGGTATCATTTCTTCAAGAGGAAGTCTTTCCGCATCCCATGCTTGATGACGTCGACTGCCGCGCTGTACTTGAGCCAGTCCATGGACTTCTGGAGCAACTTGAGCTTCACGAAGGCCCAAGAATGATCAACCTCACGCATCCCATGCTAAGGCCCAGGATTCCAAG GGACGTTCTGTTCGTGATCGGTGGATGGAGCAATGGCAGCGCGACGAACCTCGTCGAGTCTTACGACTGCCGCGCCAATCGGTGGCTGATATTTCCCAACGACAGGGACATCATGCCTCGGGCCTACCACGGACTTGTCGCGCTGGACGGTCTCATCTACATGATTGGCGGCTTTGACGGCTCTCAATGCTTCAATTGCGTCCGCTGTTTCAACCCA CTCCTGCACCGCTGGACGGAGCGGGCGTGCATGCACGTGGCCCGGTGCTACGTCAGCGTGGCGGTGCTCGACGGCAAAATCTACGCGCTCGGCGGCTACGACGGCGATCGGCGCACCAACACGGCCGAGCGATACGACCCGACGACCAACACGTGGTCGCTCATCGCCGACATGAACGACCAGCGCTCGGACGCCTGCGCCACGGTCGTCGACTCCAAG GTGTACATAGTAGGAGGGTTTACCGGGCAGCAAGTGCTGAACACGGCCGAGTTCTACGACCCCAAGGTGAACGTGTGGACCTACATCCGGGCCATGACCGTGCCTCGTAGCGGAGTCCGGGTCATCAACTACCAGGACACCGTCTACGTGCTCGGGGGCTTCAACGGAACGAACAGGCTTTCGACGG GAGAGAAGTACGACCTTCTGAGAGACCGCTGGCTCGAGCTGCCCAACATGCACACGCCGAGGAGCAACTTTGCAGTCGCCGTGCTCGACGACCTGCTCTTCGCCATCGGCGGATTCAACG GAACAACGACTGTGCCGTTCGTGGAATGCTACGACTCCAAAACGAACGGCTGGCGGCGGGTCACCGACATGAACATCAATCGGAGCGCCCTCGGAGCCTGCGTGGCCGTTAACCTTCCGAACTCCAGGGAGTTCTCTGTTGTAG GTAATTCGGAGCGCGACAACTGA
- the LOC135911129 gene encoding kelch-like protein 10 isoform X3, which translates to MRDGTTSQRTRRKRKCSGSKKGWQQPPGGHQQQRARGTVAPAQASSVGRFPGGRVPADHAGVLAAAWQSLHGMADVYSQGMLSVLDDLRRRRVFTDAEVVCSDDGSRFPVHQVLLYAACPLFREPSPGGNQLGPAGTINAAAAPGVPAAAALAPGEETGAAIATTKQGQSAAPAASAGDEARKYPVDGVRGDVMAALLEYVYTNKVSLNSDNVLSMLLAAQRFQIERIVQKCHEFLSKDISVANCVRILEFAREHKHPSLVDMAVNFISGNFIEVAKINQDFDRISYDDLKALLSSDELNLADEGKAFSAAIKWTSADASNRHRFLPSLLSAIRFGLCKVSFLQEEVFPHPMLDDVDCRAVLEPVHGLLEQLELHEGPRMINLTHPMLRPRIPRDVLFVIGGWSNGSATNLVESYDCRANRWLIFPNDRDIMPRAYHGLVALDGLIYMIGGFDGSQCFNCVRCFNPLLHRWTERACMHVARCYVSVAVLDGKIYALGGYDGDRRTNTAERYDPTTNTWSLIADMNDQRSDACATVVDSKVYIVGGFTGQQVLNTAEFYDPKVNVWTYIRAMTVPRSGVRVINYQDTVYVLGGFNGTNRLSTGEKYDLLRDRWLELPNMHTPRSNFAVAVLDDLLFAIGGFNGTTTVPFVECYDSKTNGWRRVTDMNINRSALGACVAVNLPNSREFSVPGSPANRPGCLTASCPPRFARGDKFP; encoded by the exons ATGCGGGACGGCACGACCAGCCAAAGGACGAGGAGAAAAAGGAAGTGCAGCGGCTCCAAGAAGGGGTGGCAACAACCGCCAGGGGGCCACCAGCAGCAGCGCGCGCGAGGAACCGTGGCCCCAGCGCAGGCTTCCTCGGTGGGTCGGTTCCCGGGGGGGCGCGTTCCAGCGGACCATGCCGGCGTCCTAGCGGCAGCGTGGCAGAGCCTGCATGGGATGGCCGACGTGTACTCGCAGGGCATGCTCAGCGTGCTGGACGACCTCCGGCGGCGACGGGTGTTCACCGACGCCGAGGTCGTCTGCAGCGACGATGGCAGCCGGTTCCCGGTGCACCAGGTGCTCCTGTACGCCGCCTGCCCGCTGTTCCGGGAGCCGTCACCGGGGGGAAACCAGCTGGGCCCGGCCGGTACGATCAACGCCGCCGCCGCACCAGGGGTGCCGGCGGCAGCAGCGCTCGCGCCTGGGGAAGAGACGGGCGCCGCCATAGCGACGACGAAGCAGGGGCAGTCCGCTGCGCCGGCGGCGAGCGCCGGCGATGAGGCGCGCAAGTACCCCGTGGACGGGGTGCGCGGTGACGTCATGGCCGCCCTGCTCGAGTACGTCTACACCAACAAGGTGTCGCTCAACAGCGACAACGTGCTCAGCATGCTCCTGGCGGCGCAGCGGTTCCAG attgaAAGAATTGTTCAAAAATGCCACGAGTTCCTTTCCAAAGACATCAGCGTAGCCAATTGCGTTCGCATATTGGAGTTCGCCAGGGAACACAAGCACCCCAGCCTCGTCGACATGGCCGTAAATTTTATCTCTGGGAATTTCATTGAG GTCGCAAAGATAAACCAAGATTTTGACCGCATCTCCTATGATGATCTCAAGGCTCTGCTAAGCTCTGACGAGCTCAACCTTGCCGATGAAGGCAAAGCATTTTCGGCGGCTATAAAGTGGACTTCAGCTGATGCCTCTAACAGGCATCGCTTCCTGCCAAGCCTTCTCAGCGCTATAAG ATTCGGGCTCTGCAAGGTATCATTTCTTCAAGAGGAAGTCTTTCCGCATCCCATGCTTGATGACGTCGACTGCCGCGCTGTACTTGAGCCAGTCCATGGACTTCTGGAGCAACTTGAGCTTCACGAAGGCCCAAGAATGATCAACCTCACGCATCCCATGCTAAGGCCCAGGATTCCAAG GGACGTTCTGTTCGTGATCGGTGGATGGAGCAATGGCAGCGCGACGAACCTCGTCGAGTCTTACGACTGCCGCGCCAATCGGTGGCTGATATTTCCCAACGACAGGGACATCATGCCTCGGGCCTACCACGGACTTGTCGCGCTGGACGGTCTCATCTACATGATTGGCGGCTTTGACGGCTCTCAATGCTTCAATTGCGTCCGCTGTTTCAACCCA CTCCTGCACCGCTGGACGGAGCGGGCGTGCATGCACGTGGCCCGGTGCTACGTCAGCGTGGCGGTGCTCGACGGCAAAATCTACGCGCTCGGCGGCTACGACGGCGATCGGCGCACCAACACGGCCGAGCGATACGACCCGACGACCAACACGTGGTCGCTCATCGCCGACATGAACGACCAGCGCTCGGACGCCTGCGCCACGGTCGTCGACTCCAAG GTGTACATAGTAGGAGGGTTTACCGGGCAGCAAGTGCTGAACACGGCCGAGTTCTACGACCCCAAGGTGAACGTGTGGACCTACATCCGGGCCATGACCGTGCCTCGTAGCGGAGTCCGGGTCATCAACTACCAGGACACCGTCTACGTGCTCGGGGGCTTCAACGGAACGAACAGGCTTTCGACGG GAGAGAAGTACGACCTTCTGAGAGACCGCTGGCTCGAGCTGCCCAACATGCACACGCCGAGGAGCAACTTTGCAGTCGCCGTGCTCGACGACCTGCTCTTCGCCATCGGCGGATTCAACG GAACAACGACTGTGCCGTTCGTGGAATGCTACGACTCCAAAACGAACGGCTGGCGGCGGGTCACCGACATGAACATCAATCGGAGCGCCCTCGGAGCCTGCGTGGCCGTTAACCTTCCGAACTCCAGGGAGTTCTCTGTT CCCGGTTCTCCCGCAAATCGGCCCGGCTGCTTGACAGCTTCCTGCCCACCTCGGTTCGCAAGAGGAGACAAATTTCCATAG